A genomic region of Candidatus Zymogenaceae bacterium contains the following coding sequences:
- a CDS encoding 3D domain-containing protein, with translation MIRIVLILFFLFACTAPTFSQDIDLASYSPVPDAFETSPPGSDANIIIWEVEEITEPDTWTSTHTLETTQDITEQPEGPVLWLSTRELTTRIDTTRSSSTKGPSREELEALASGDDAFMEQLLILRAMETGRFYERIFRVTGYYSPLPGQNRYVTGSYAGDIRLNGKGVMAADKTPVYLGMAAGPPFMKYGTKVILQDLRDHDLPGVYTVHDRGSAIVGDRLDIWVGEGEEAIKKAFEITGYYRATIIELD, from the coding sequence ATGATTAGAATTGTCCTCATACTGTTTTTTTTATTCGCGTGTACGGCCCCGACCTTTTCCCAGGATATTGACCTCGCGAGCTATTCCCCCGTTCCCGACGCGTTCGAGACTTCCCCGCCCGGCTCCGATGCCAATATAATCATTTGGGAGGTGGAAGAGATCACCGAGCCGGACACGTGGACCAGCACCCATACCCTTGAAACCACACAAGACATCACGGAACAGCCGGAAGGCCCGGTTTTGTGGCTCTCGACCAGAGAGCTGACCACCCGCATTGACACCACCCGCTCTTCTTCGACAAAAGGCCCGAGCCGCGAGGAACTCGAGGCGCTGGCCTCGGGTGACGACGCTTTCATGGAGCAGCTTTTAATCCTCAGGGCCATGGAAACCGGGAGATTCTACGAGCGGATATTTCGGGTAACCGGCTACTATTCGCCGCTCCCCGGCCAGAATCGATACGTCACCGGCAGCTATGCGGGGGATATCAGGCTCAACGGCAAGGGCGTGATGGCCGCGGACAAGACCCCGGTGTATCTGGGGATGGCCGCCGGCCCCCCCTTCATGAAATACGGCACGAAGGTGATATTACAGGACCTGCGCGATCACGACCTACCGGGAGTCTACACCGTCCACGACCGGGGGTCCGCCATCGTGGGCGACCGGCTGGATATCTGGGTGGGCGAGGGGGAAGAAGCCATAAAGAAGGCTTTCGAGATTACCGGTTACTACCGGGCGACAATCATAGAACTGGACTGA